In a genomic window of Numenius arquata unplaced genomic scaffold, bNumArq3.hap1.1 HAP1_SCAFFOLD_744, whole genome shotgun sequence:
- the LOC141478530 gene encoding olfactory receptor 14A16-like has translation MSNGSSITKFFLLKFADTRELQLLHFWLFLGIYLAALLGNGLIITAIACDHRLHTPMYFFLLNLSVLDLGSISTTLPKAMANSLWETRAITYWGCVAQLFLFFFFVSSEYYILTIMAYDRYVAICKALHYGTLLGSRACVHMAAAAWGSVFLYALIHTANTFSIPLCQGNVLGQFFCEIPQILKLSCSHSYLREVGLLVVSVCIAFGCFVFIVVSYVQIFRAVLRIPSEQGRHKAFSTCLPHLAVVSLFLSTAMFAYLKPHFISSPSLNLVVTVLYSLVPPTMNPFIYSMRNQELKDALWKLDKWTLFHRQ, from the coding sequence atgtccaacggcagctccatcactaaatttttcctcttgaagtttgcagacacacgggagctgcagctcttgcacttctggctcttcctgggcatctacctggctgccctcctgggcaacggcctcatcatcactgccatagcctgtgaccaccgcctccacacccccatgtacttcttcctcctcaacctctccgttcttgacctgggctccatctccaccactctccccaaagccatggccaattccctgtgggaaaCCAGGGCCATCACCTACTGGGGCTGCGTGGCCcagctctttttgtttttcttttttgtgtcatCTGAGTATTACattctcaccatcatggcctatgaccgctacgttgccatctgcaaagcCCTGCACTACGgtaccctcctgggcagcagagcttgtgtccacatggcagcagctgcctggggcagtgttttTCTCTATGCTCTGATACACacagccaatacattttcaatacccctctgccagggcaatgtcctgggccagttcttctgtgaaatcccccagatcctcaagctctcctgctcacactcctacctcagggaagttgggcttcttgtggtcagtgtctgtattgcatttggctgttttgttttcattgtggtgtcctatgtgcagatcttcagggccgtgctgaggatcccctctgagcagggacggcacaaagccttttccacgtgcctcccccatctggccgtggtctccctgtttctcagcactgccaTGTTTGCATACTTGAAGCCCCACTTCATTTCCTCACCATCCCTAAATTTGGTGGTGACAGTTCTGTACTCATTGGTACCTCCAACTATGAACCCcttcatctacagcatgaggaaccaggagctcaaggatgccctaTGGAAACTAGACAAATGGACGCTATTTCACCGACAATaa
- the LOC141478533 gene encoding olfactory receptor 14J1-like, producing the protein MSNRSSISEFLLLAFADTRELQLLHFWLFLGIYLAALLGNGLIITAIACDHRLHTPMYFFLLNLSVLDLGSISTTLPKAMANSFWDTRVISYSGCAAQVFFFAFLISAEFYLLTVMSYDRYVAICKALHYGTLLGSRACVHMAAAAWGSGFLYALLHTANTFSLPLCQGNVLGQFFCEIPQILKLSCSHSYLREVGLLVVSACLGSGCFLFIVVSYVQIFRAVLRIPSEQGWHKAFSTCLPHLAMVSLFISTGFFTYLNPPSISSLSLDLVVSVLCSVVPPAVNPLIYSMRNQELKEALKKLIQWAPLQQQ; encoded by the coding sequence ATGTCCAATAGAAGCTCCATCAgtgagttcctcctcctggcatttgcagacacacgggagctgcagctcttgcacttctggctcttcctgggcatctacctggctgccctcctgggcaacggcctcatcatcactgccatagcctgtgaccaccgcctccacacccccatgtacttcttcctcctcaacctctccgttcttgacctgggctccatctccaccactctccccaaagccatggccaattccttcTGGGACACCAGGGTCATCTCCTACTCAGGATGTGCTGCACAggtctttttctttgccttcttgatctcagcagagttttatcttctcaccgtcatgtcctacgaccgctacgttgccatctgcaaagcCCTGCACTACGgtaccctcctgggcagcagagcttgtgtccacatggcagcagctgcctggggcagtgggtttctctacgctctcctgcacacggccaatacattttcactgcccctctgccagggcaatgtcctgggccagttcttctgtgaaatcccccagatcctcaagctctcctgctcacactcctacctcagggaagttgggcttcttgtggtcagtgcctgtctAGGCTCTGGTTGTTTTCTGTTCatcgtggtgtcctatgtgcagatcttcagggctgtgctgaggatcccctctgagcagggatggcacaaagccttttccacgtgcctcccccATCTGGCCATGGTCTCCCTGTTcatcagcactggcttctttacCTACCTGaatcccccctccatctcctccctgtccctggaTCTGGTTGTGTCAGTTCTCTgttcggtggtgcctccagcagtgaaccccctcatctacagcatgaggaaccaggagctcaaagaagcattgaagaaactcattcaatgggctcccctccagcagcagtag